A single genomic interval of Adhaeribacter pallidiroseus harbors:
- a CDS encoding App1 family protein has product MSNWKEIFVNYIGQVEEQFDDLTYRLRKRLNYFHPIQIVPYRSYGTANRLYLKGRVLENKGIAQAGDKDTVLNNLLNMYKRFESDEVMDARLQVRFQGQTHELITDREGYFVINIEPPTPLPLDNIWHEIEVELVDVPILHTAGIRAKAEVLVPPTDAEYGIISDIDDTIIYSNAYSALGMSRIVFLNNARTRLPFAGVSEFYQALQLGRNGKRNNPFFYVSSSPWNMYDLLKDFLDLNQIPAGPLLLRDFGLLQNKFMGGGHMSHKFKEIKNILLTYPELKFVLIGDSGQEDANIYREVVKEFPTRILAIYIRDVQLPDREKLAVAVSEDLKNHSVPMLVVDNSVEAAEHAAQIGLIFQESIPVIEQEKDKDKGLEPGKESVN; this is encoded by the coding sequence ATGTCAAACTGGAAAGAAATTTTTGTTAATTATATTGGGCAGGTAGAAGAACAATTCGACGACCTGACTTATCGCCTCCGCAAAAGGTTAAATTATTTCCATCCTATCCAGATTGTACCTTACCGCAGCTACGGTACCGCCAACCGGTTGTATTTAAAAGGCCGGGTGCTCGAAAACAAAGGTATTGCCCAGGCAGGAGATAAAGACACCGTGTTGAACAATCTTCTGAACATGTATAAACGGTTCGAAAGCGATGAGGTAATGGATGCCCGTTTGCAGGTAAGATTTCAGGGCCAAACCCATGAACTAATCACCGACCGGGAAGGCTATTTTGTGATTAATATTGAACCTCCTACCCCTTTGCCTCTCGACAACATTTGGCACGAAATAGAAGTGGAACTGGTAGATGTGCCTATTCTGCATACTGCCGGTATTCGGGCCAAGGCCGAAGTTTTAGTACCGCCCACCGATGCCGAATACGGTATCATCAGCGATATTGATGATACTATAATCTATAGCAATGCTTACAGTGCCTTAGGTATGTCGCGGATTGTTTTTTTAAATAATGCGCGCACCCGGTTGCCATTTGCCGGGGTGTCGGAGTTTTATCAAGCTTTGCAGCTCGGCCGGAATGGCAAACGCAACAACCCGTTTTTTTACGTCTCCAGCAGCCCCTGGAACATGTACGACTTGTTAAAAGATTTTTTAGACCTGAACCAAATACCAGCCGGACCGTTACTGCTGCGCGACTTCGGTTTACTGCAAAATAAATTTATGGGAGGAGGGCACATGAGCCATAAGTTTAAAGAAATAAAAAATATTTTGCTTACCTATCCCGAACTAAAATTTGTATTGATCGGGGACAGCGGCCAGGAAGATGCCAACATTTACCGGGAAGTGGTAAAAGAATTTCCAACTCGGATTTTGGCTATTTACATTCGGGATGTGCAATTACCGGATCGCGAGAAACTGGCTGTGGCAGTATCCGAAGATTTAAAAAACCACAGCGTTCCGATGCTGGTAGTCGATAATTCCGTGGAAGCTGCGGAACACGCCGCCCAAATCGGATTGATTTTCCAGGAGTCTATTCCGGTAATCGAACAAGAAAAAGATAAAGACAAAGGTCTAGAACCCGGTAAAGAATCGGTGAATTAG
- a CDS encoding M48 family metalloprotease, protein MLPILKKYALLGCLATTLILQSCTQDKNGDRLIFSIEDDINLGAQVSQEVDSTYRAKGQLLDPANPANKAAYDHLNRIVNRILSSGKVSYRNEFAWDTKIIKDDNVLNAFATPGGHIYVFSGLIKYLDNEDQFAGVLGHEIAHADQRHSTKQLQRQYGLSILLSVALGDNPGTLTQIATSLATLKFDRDAETEADAYSVIYLGGTNYYACNGAAGFFEKILSGDQQGRTPEFLSTHPDPGNRVQNINNKAAADGCKTQLSGATTYQDFKNSLK, encoded by the coding sequence ATGCTACCAATTTTAAAAAAATACGCTTTACTGGGCTGCCTGGCTACTACTCTAATTTTACAAAGTTGCACCCAAGACAAAAACGGCGATCGTTTAATTTTTTCGATTGAAGACGATATTAACTTAGGTGCGCAGGTTTCGCAAGAAGTAGATTCAACCTATCGGGCCAAGGGACAATTACTCGATCCGGCTAATCCAGCCAACAAAGCCGCCTACGATCATTTAAACCGCATCGTGAATCGTATCCTGAGTTCGGGCAAGGTAAGTTACCGCAATGAGTTTGCCTGGGATACTAAAATAATTAAAGACGACAACGTATTAAACGCTTTTGCTACTCCTGGTGGCCATATTTATGTTTTCTCCGGCCTGATTAAATACCTCGATAACGAGGACCAGTTTGCCGGGGTACTGGGCCACGAAATTGCCCACGCCGACCAACGCCATTCAACAAAGCAATTGCAGCGGCAATATGGGCTTTCGATCTTGTTATCGGTAGCCTTAGGCGACAATCCGGGTACTTTAACGCAAATTGCTACTAGTTTAGCTACGCTCAAGTTTGATCGCGATGCGGAAACTGAAGCCGATGCGTATTCGGTTATTTACCTGGGTGGTACAAATTATTATGCCTGCAACGGAGCCGCCGGTTTTTTTGAAAAAATTTTAAGTGGTGATCAGCAAGGCCGCACCCCCGAGTTTTTAAGTACGCACCCCGATCCAGGTAACCGGGTACAGAACATTAATAATAAAGCTGCTGCCGATGGCTGTAAAACCCAACTATCCGGAGCTACCACCTACCAGGATTTTAAAAACAGTTTGAAATAA